A DNA window from Paraclostridium bifermentans contains the following coding sequences:
- a CDS encoding DUF2971 domain-containing protein, which yields MQNMWKKDYWNLLYNSYDEIAIKKSRNLRHCKFPEKLYRYRDVNDYSKEELESSRVWLSHPNDFNDPYDSFFSLNTFEHVSRNLLKSKTIFNKNYGKIISDLNIDLDTYFDEIITKDNPLEFLFYDLSEKAQINSGSEVYKILKETINELNQEKINYYRSHWCVACFSEVNDSILMWSHYSNNHEGFCIEYDFKNVDTPIYMDLIRPVIYDDKIVESYINKKPSLIIGALTKKSKCWSYENEWRLVIEHDIVKNNRKYIVPKAKSIYLGCKISAKNKDLLISIAKDRNISVYQMKMCSDEFKLISNKIL from the coding sequence ATGCAAAACATGTGGAAAAAAGATTATTGGAATTTACTATATAATTCATATGATGAAATAGCTATTAAGAAGTCAAGAAATTTGAGACATTGTAAATTTCCTGAAAAACTATATAGATATAGAGATGTAAATGATTATAGTAAAGAAGAGCTGGAATCTAGTAGGGTTTGGTTAAGTCATCCAAACGACTTTAATGATCCTTATGACTCATTCTTTAGTTTAAATACCTTTGAGCATGTATCGAGAAACTTGCTTAAATCCAAAACTATTTTTAATAAAAACTACGGAAAAATAATATCAGATTTAAATATTGATTTAGATACATATTTCGATGAGATTATTACAAAAGATAATCCTTTAGAATTTCTTTTTTATGACTTATCTGAAAAAGCACAGATCAATAGTGGTTCTGAAGTATATAAAATCTTAAAAGAAACAATTAATGAGCTTAATCAGGAAAAAATCAACTATTATAGAAGTCATTGGTGTGTAGCTTGTTTTAGTGAAGTAAATGACTCAATACTTATGTGGAGTCATTATTCAAATAACCATGAGGGATTTTGCATAGAGTATGATTTTAAAAATGTTGACACGCCTATTTACATGGATTTAATACGACCAGTTATATATGATGATAAGATAGTTGAATCTTATATCAATAAAAAACCATCTCTTATAATTGGAGCTTTAACTAAAAAAAGTAAATGCTGGAGTTATGAAAATGAATGGAGACTAGTTATAGAACACGATATTGTAAAAAATAACAGAAAATATATAGTGCCTAAGGCTAAATCAATCTATCTTGGGTGTAAAATTTCCGCCAAAAACAAAGATTTACTTATCTCTATTGCTAAAGATAGAAATATTTCAGTGTATCAAATGAAGATGTGCAGTGATGAATTCAAATTAATTTCTAATAAAATTTTATAA